From Gemmatimonadaceae bacterium, the proteins below share one genomic window:
- a CDS encoding TPM domain-containing protein → MILTLALAAALALPQEPLFPARPSGFVTDVANVIPADREAQITELIERVRAGSRGEIAVVTLADIQGRDVGDIALQIGRAWGVGARADVGDRARNAGIVVLLVPRETSRDGRGHISIQVGQGAEGFVPDAVAGDIRREATPLLAAGDYGGGLALITARLAERYAAEFGFSLDSALVPPRRQVRERGIPPILIIIAFFVLVALLSGGGGRGGRGGRRRRRGGIVILPMGRGGFGGGGFGGGGFGGGGFGGFGGGGGFSGGGSSGGF, encoded by the coding sequence GTGATCCTCACGTTGGCGCTCGCGGCCGCGCTCGCGCTGCCGCAGGAGCCGCTGTTCCCCGCGCGACCCAGCGGATTCGTCACCGATGTGGCGAACGTCATCCCAGCGGATCGCGAAGCCCAGATCACGGAGCTCATCGAACGAGTCCGTGCGGGCTCGCGCGGCGAGATTGCGGTGGTGACCCTCGCCGACATCCAGGGACGCGATGTCGGGGATATCGCGCTGCAGATTGGTCGGGCCTGGGGCGTCGGCGCGCGTGCCGATGTCGGCGACCGCGCGCGGAACGCGGGCATCGTGGTGCTCTTGGTGCCCCGCGAGACGAGCCGGGACGGCCGCGGACACATCAGCATCCAAGTCGGCCAAGGCGCTGAGGGCTTCGTCCCGGATGCGGTGGCCGGCGACATTCGTCGTGAGGCCACTCCCTTGCTTGCCGCCGGGGACTACGGCGGCGGGCTCGCCTTGATCACGGCCCGGCTCGCCGAGCGGTACGCGGCAGAGTTCGGGTTCTCGCTGGACTCGGCCCTGGTGCCGCCGCGGAGACAGGTGCGCGAGCGTGGGATTCCGCCGATCCTGATCATCATCGCGTTCTTCGTGCTCGTGGCGTTGCTGAGCGGCGGTGGCGGTCGAGGTGGTCGCGGCGGGCGCCGGCGGCGGCGCGGCGGCATCGTGATCTTGCCGATGGGTCGCGGCGGGTTCGGCGGTGGTGGCTTCGGGGGCGGTGGCTTTGGCGGTGGTGGCTTCGGCGGCTTCGGTGGCGGTGGCGGCTTCTCTGGCGGCGGCTCAAGTGGGGGGTTCTAG
- a CDS encoding DUF4397 domain-containing protein gives MTVANRPPLAYIRYVHAVTDAAALDFKFVDQIEYSPHYANSTYRTIGIYQGVEAGNRQWKVFRNSTDINIAQQVVAEGTTNFVAGTRYTILHRGTMASNSVVLITETLPTQDAGTHISVTNASMAAQDVFIGAPAGTPLFANVATGTKTTYAARAALTTFTLHTAANGTLVSLASATPFVGLAGTETADPIGGYSVAGSQMSAFLFAPGTGAAANSVSIVMDRQPPPTVPE, from the coding sequence GTGACCGTCGCCAACCGGCCGCCGCTGGCGTACATCCGTTACGTCCACGCGGTGACCGATGCAGCGGCCTTGGATTTCAAGTTCGTTGACCAGATCGAGTACTCGCCGCACTACGCGAACTCGACCTACCGCACCATCGGCATCTATCAGGGTGTCGAGGCTGGTAACCGTCAGTGGAAGGTCTTCCGCAACTCCACGGACATCAACATCGCGCAGCAGGTCGTTGCCGAGGGCACGACGAACTTCGTCGCCGGCACCCGGTACACGATCCTGCACCGTGGCACGATGGCGTCGAACTCCGTCGTCCTGATCACGGAAACCCTCCCGACCCAGGATGCCGGCACGCACATCAGCGTGACCAACGCCTCGATGGCCGCTCAGGACGTGTTCATCGGTGCGCCGGCTGGCACGCCGCTGTTCGCGAACGTGGCCACCGGGACCAAGACGACGTACGCGGCGCGTGCCGCGCTGACGACGTTCACGCTGCACACGGCCGCCAACGGCACCTTGGTGTCGCTGGCCAGCGCCACGCCGTTCGTCGGGCTCGCAGGGACGGAGACCGCCGATCCGATCGGTGGCTACAGCGTGGCCGGTTCGCAGATGTCCGCGTTCCTCTTCGCGCCGGGCACCGGCGCGGCGGCGAACTCTGTTTCGATCGTGATGGATCGCCAGCCGCCGCCGACCGTTCCGGAATAA
- a CDS encoding SusC/RagA family TonB-linked outer membrane protein has translation MLLSFASADVVSAQGAATITGTVTNEAGQPLFGAGVGIEALAIQVGTGEDGRYTITIPGARVRGQQVVLRARLFGYAPQVKSITVSEGSQTHDFVLRQDVNRLSQVVVTGVAEGTEKTKVPFTVATVTAADMPVPGTNAFAQLQGKVAGVQITSTTGRPGSDPAILLRAPLSINGSGRGQGPLVIVDGIIFNGGINDVNPQDIESIEVVKGAAAASLYGSRAGNGVIQITTKKGKGATSDGIRFNVNTEYGQSDIEREYDLARATTIRFNETYDRYCVVPSGAGVGTQRECTWTTTMEQELRRVNDIPGPLTLTTRTFVGDLGFGAPPSSTRLRHDFMSTPFPVSYEPIKQLLTNGQFLNTNVSMSGRIQSANVYASLSNLSQEGSVRFLDGFVRNGFRLNADQQIGEDWTVSGTAFFSKSKSDGGNFVGSNNRVWFGLSRTPAFANILAKDSQGRYMPRHNPTNVGNQNYNPVVEAIGAKQINDDSRFLGSLAVKYRPVTWADAEWNFGYDYSSSWGEFLRDKGFRTSAQNGPQTNGSFSRSNGFSISYNTSLNLTMRRQLTQDINGTISLRYLYEQQDFKGDNLGGTNLVVAGLRTADAISLQESIGVGSSQSRISQIGIFLTGRLDYQGKLIFDGLIRQDGASVFGSDNRWQTYGRGSVLYRPSEEAWWPAKDIVNELKLRAAVGTAGNRPIFSAQYETLSIGSGGTLTPNVLGNPLLGPEVITETDIGFDAELFNRYGIEFSYINAKADNQILNVPTPAVTGFGSQWRNAGTLENKIIEAAVNVPILEGFRGVSWSARMAMDRPESKITQLDVLPYFVSAAGAQGTTSMFRIAAGNDYGVIYGRGFVTKCTQLPASFQARCGEGKEYQKNDDGRIVWVGAGNTWRDGITKNLWNGANPGSDSPWGVGLNWGMNIIERDSTGTGFNQELGSAIPSMRWSMGHNVSWNKFTGYILFDAVQGRSVFNLVKHWNYGDFSNGDVDQFGKSVENAKPIGYYWRGAPPDATGVGGLYDFLAPTSHTTEDASFVKLRELSVGYRIGRLGRYGDWTVNVVGRNLLTWSDYSGFDPETGLGGGSNGSGILNAADAFNFPNLRTFTLQFNVGF, from the coding sequence GTGCTCCTCTCGTTCGCATCAGCCGATGTCGTTTCTGCGCAGGGCGCAGCGACGATCACTGGCACGGTGACGAATGAGGCCGGGCAGCCACTCTTTGGGGCGGGCGTCGGTATCGAGGCCCTTGCCATCCAGGTGGGAACGGGCGAGGACGGCCGTTACACCATCACCATTCCGGGCGCGCGCGTTCGTGGGCAGCAGGTTGTGCTCCGGGCGCGTCTTTTTGGTTATGCGCCCCAGGTGAAGTCGATCACGGTATCAGAAGGCTCCCAGACGCACGACTTCGTGCTGCGTCAGGACGTGAACCGCCTGAGCCAGGTCGTCGTGACCGGCGTGGCGGAAGGCACCGAGAAGACCAAGGTGCCGTTCACGGTTGCCACGGTGACGGCGGCGGACATGCCGGTGCCGGGCACCAACGCCTTCGCGCAGCTGCAGGGTAAGGTCGCCGGCGTGCAGATCACGTCGACCACCGGCCGCCCGGGTTCCGACCCGGCGATCCTGCTTCGCGCGCCGCTCTCGATCAACGGCTCGGGCCGTGGTCAGGGCCCGCTGGTCATCGTTGACGGCATCATCTTCAACGGTGGCATCAATGACGTGAACCCCCAGGACATCGAGTCGATCGAGGTCGTGAAGGGTGCCGCGGCGGCCTCGCTCTACGGCTCGCGCGCGGGTAACGGCGTCATCCAGATCACCACGAAGAAGGGCAAGGGCGCCACGTCAGACGGCATCCGCTTCAACGTGAACACCGAGTACGGCCAGTCGGACATCGAGCGCGAGTATGACCTGGCGCGCGCGACGACGATTCGCTTCAACGAGACCTACGACCGGTACTGCGTCGTCCCCTCGGGCGCCGGTGTCGGCACGCAGCGTGAGTGCACCTGGACCACGACGATGGAGCAGGAGCTCCGTCGCGTGAATGACATCCCGGGTCCGCTGACGCTCACCACCCGCACCTTCGTGGGTGACCTTGGCTTCGGCGCCCCGCCGTCCTCGACGCGCCTGCGCCACGACTTCATGTCGACGCCGTTCCCGGTGTCGTATGAGCCGATCAAGCAGCTGCTGACGAACGGCCAGTTCCTCAACACGAACGTGTCGATGTCCGGCCGCATCCAGTCGGCCAACGTCTACGCCTCGCTGTCGAACCTCTCGCAGGAAGGCTCGGTTCGCTTCCTCGATGGCTTCGTGCGTAACGGCTTCCGCCTCAATGCCGACCAGCAGATCGGTGAGGACTGGACCGTGAGCGGCACGGCCTTCTTCTCGAAGAGCAAGTCCGACGGTGGCAACTTCGTCGGCTCGAACAACCGCGTGTGGTTCGGCCTGTCGCGTACGCCGGCGTTTGCGAACATCCTGGCGAAGGACTCGCAGGGTCGCTACATGCCGCGGCACAACCCGACGAACGTCGGCAACCAGAACTACAACCCCGTCGTCGAGGCCATTGGCGCCAAGCAGATCAACGACGACAGCCGCTTCCTCGGCTCGCTGGCGGTGAAGTACCGCCCGGTGACCTGGGCGGACGCTGAGTGGAACTTCGGCTACGACTATTCGTCGAGCTGGGGCGAGTTCCTCCGCGACAAGGGCTTCCGGACCTCGGCGCAGAACGGCCCGCAGACCAATGGCTCGTTCTCGCGCAGCAACGGCTTCTCCATCTCGTACAACACCTCGCTCAACCTGACGATGCGTCGTCAGCTGACGCAGGACATCAACGGCACGATCTCGCTCCGTTACCTGTACGAGCAGCAGGACTTCAAGGGTGACAACCTTGGTGGCACCAACCTCGTCGTGGCCGGCCTGCGCACGGCGGACGCCATCTCGCTGCAGGAGTCGATCGGCGTGGGCTCGAGCCAGAGCCGCATCTCGCAGATCGGCATCTTCCTCACCGGCCGCCTGGACTACCAGGGCAAGCTGATCTTTGACGGCCTGATCCGTCAGGACGGTGCGTCGGTGTTCGGTTCGGACAACCGCTGGCAGACCTACGGCCGTGGCTCGGTGCTGTATCGTCCGTCCGAGGAGGCCTGGTGGCCGGCCAAGGACATCGTGAACGAGTTGAAGCTGCGTGCGGCGGTCGGTACCGCCGGCAACCGCCCGATCTTCAGCGCCCAGTATGAGACCCTCTCGATCGGCTCGGGCGGTACGCTGACGCCGAACGTGCTCGGCAACCCGCTGCTGGGTCCCGAGGTCATCACCGAGACGGACATCGGCTTCGACGCCGAGCTGTTCAACCGCTACGGCATCGAGTTCTCGTACATCAACGCCAAGGCGGACAACCAGATCCTGAACGTGCCGACCCCTGCGGTCACTGGCTTCGGTTCGCAGTGGCGTAACGCCGGTACGCTTGAGAACAAGATCATCGAGGCCGCGGTGAACGTGCCGATCCTCGAGGGCTTCCGCGGCGTGTCCTGGTCGGCCCGTATGGCGATGGACCGTCCGGAGAGCAAGATCACCCAGCTGGACGTGCTCCCGTACTTCGTCAGCGCCGCTGGCGCGCAGGGCACGACCTCGATGTTCCGCATCGCGGCTGGCAACGACTACGGCGTGATCTACGGCCGTGGCTTCGTGACCAAGTGCACCCAGCTGCCGGCCTCGTTCCAGGCCCGTTGCGGCGAGGGCAAGGAGTACCAGAAGAACGACGACGGCCGCATCGTGTGGGTCGGCGCCGGCAACACCTGGCGCGATGGCATCACCAAGAACCTTTGGAATGGCGCCAACCCCGGCAGCGACTCCCCCTGGGGCGTCGGCCTGAACTGGGGCATGAACATCATCGAGCGTGACTCGACCGGTACTGGCTTCAACCAGGAGCTCGGCTCGGCGATCCCCAGCATGCGCTGGTCGATGGGCCACAACGTGTCGTGGAACAAGTTCACGGGTTACATCCTGTTCGACGCCGTGCAGGGTCGTTCGGTGTTCAATCTCGTGAAGCACTGGAACTACGGTGACTTCTCCAATGGTGACGTGGACCAGTTCGGCAAGTCGGTCGAGAACGCCAAGCCGATCGGCTACTACTGGCGTGGCGCGCCGCCCGACGCGACTGGCGTCGGCGGTCTGTATGACTTCCTCGCGCCCACCAGCCACACCACCGAGGATGCCTCGTTCGTGAAGCTCCGCGAGCTCTCCGTTGGCTACCGCATCGGCCGCCTCGGCCGCTACGGTGACTGGACGGTGAACGTCGTGGGTCGCAACCTGCTGACCTGGTCGGACTACTCGGGCTTCGATCCCGAGACCGGCCTGGGCGGTGGCTCGAACGGCTCGGGCATCCTGAACGCCGCGGATGCGTTCAACTTCCCGAACCTCCGCACGTTCACGCTGCAGTTCAACGTTGGCTTCTGA
- a CDS encoding thioredoxin domain-containing protein yields MYSRHARTLLATSLFAVALTACGAADAEPRRAETASPSTHGAPSAADSARDALIARADLGRIKGSDSASVWLVVISDFECPFCKRWHDETAPRIDQAYVRTGKARVAYLNFPLNTHPNAQPAHEFAMCAAEQGEFWRAADRLFATQDLWKRRRDAAAYFDSLGVALRFDMPRLRACVGDGVLKELIAADYQRSVRIGVGSTPTFLVGDQAIIGAQPYEAFAAALDAAIAAAASRPSR; encoded by the coding sequence ATGTATTCACGCCACGCCCGGACCCTGCTCGCCACCAGCCTGTTCGCGGTCGCCCTCACGGCCTGCGGGGCCGCCGACGCCGAGCCCCGGCGGGCCGAAACTGCCTCCCCGAGCACCCACGGGGCCCCCAGTGCCGCCGACTCCGCCCGGGACGCCCTCATCGCCCGGGCCGACCTCGGCCGCATCAAGGGCAGCGACTCCGCCAGCGTCTGGCTCGTGGTCATCTCGGACTTCGAGTGCCCGTTCTGCAAGCGGTGGCACGACGAGACTGCCCCGCGGATAGACCAGGCCTACGTCCGCACGGGCAAGGCCCGCGTCGCGTACCTGAACTTCCCGCTCAACACGCACCCCAACGCCCAGCCGGCCCACGAGTTCGCCATGTGCGCCGCGGAGCAGGGTGAGTTCTGGCGCGCCGCCGATCGCCTCTTCGCGACGCAGGACCTCTGGAAGCGACGCCGCGATGCCGCCGCGTATTTCGACTCGCTCGGCGTGGCCCTGCGGTTCGATATGCCGCGTCTTCGAGCCTGCGTGGGTGACGGCGTCCTCAAGGAACTCATTGCGGCCGACTACCAGCGCAGCGTGCGGATCGGTGTCGGCTCGACGCCAACCTTCCTTGTCGGCGACCAGGCAATCATCGGCGCCCAGCCCTACGAGGCGTTCGCCGCGGCGCTGGACGCCGCGATTGCGGCCGCCGCGTCGCGCCCCTCTCGTTAG
- a CDS encoding LemA family protein, whose amino-acid sequence MKAKWYLLVLPLLLSACGYNTIQTMDEGAAAARQQIEVQLQRRADLVPNLVNTVKGFAAQEERIFTEVAQARAALSGAVRGGNIGEMANANEGLTGSLGRLLAIAENYPQLKSDQNFLRLQDELTGTENRIAVSRTDYNNAVRDYNAYIRRFPAVLTAKVTGAKAREYFEVTSPGAREAPEVKF is encoded by the coding sequence ATGAAGGCCAAGTGGTACCTGCTGGTCCTGCCGCTGCTGCTCTCGGCCTGCGGCTACAACACGATCCAGACGATGGACGAGGGCGCCGCCGCCGCGCGCCAGCAGATTGAGGTGCAGCTGCAGCGCCGTGCGGACCTTGTGCCGAATCTCGTCAACACGGTGAAGGGCTTCGCGGCGCAGGAGGAGCGCATCTTCACCGAAGTGGCCCAGGCCAGGGCCGCGCTCTCGGGTGCGGTGCGGGGCGGCAACATCGGTGAGATGGCCAATGCCAATGAAGGCCTCACCGGCTCCTTGGGTCGCTTGCTGGCGATCGCTGAGAACTACCCACAGTTGAAAAGCGATCAGAACTTCCTGCGCCTGCAAGACGAACTGACGGGGACCGAGAACCGGATCGCGGTCTCGCGCACGGACTACAACAACGCGGTGCGCGACTACAACGCGTACATCCGGCGCTTCCCGGCGGTGCTGACGGCAAAGGTCACCGGGGCCAAGGCGCGGGAGTACTTCGAGGTGACCTCGCCAGGAGCGCGTGAGGCGCCTGAAGTGAAGTTCTAG
- a CDS encoding methionine--tRNA ligase, which yields MARFYLTTAIDYANGAPHLGHAFEKIGADAICRFRRQAGDDVWFLVGMDEHGQKVARTAADAGLEPRAFVDRIAEQFAAMWARLSLSHDQFMRTSAPEHHAAVTQLLERIFATSPDDFYERSYTGLYCVGCESFKQPADIVDGRCTLHPTRTLDEVTERNWFFRLSRYADALKAHIQKHPAFIQPTSRRNEILALLDEGLDDISASRARFDWGVPFPRPLSTGERQTTYVWFDALPNYWSAQFFPGSGATWPASVHVIGKDITRFHVVIWPAMLLAAGLPLPERVWAHGFVTLGGERFSKSAGVKLELGEAVERFGPDAFRYFLLREIPFDGDGSFSWERFEAVYTAELANGLGNLASRTIAMVEKYCEGVVPAGDPTASDVADRADYEAARRAMDGSRGYLIHEALEAIFNTVARANQAIQDAKPWVLAKDPTQRPALETVLASLMRQLARQAVYLAPVMPGKAQALWDALGGPGSVHGIRFDQADALDCAGWHVAKGEGLFPRPEPTGGAAAR from the coding sequence ATGGCCCGCTTCTACCTCACCACCGCCATCGACTACGCGAACGGCGCACCGCACCTCGGTCACGCCTTCGAGAAGATCGGCGCGGATGCCATCTGCCGCTTCCGCCGACAGGCGGGCGACGACGTCTGGTTCTTGGTCGGCATGGACGAACACGGCCAGAAGGTCGCCCGGACGGCCGCAGACGCAGGCCTCGAGCCCCGGGCCTTCGTCGATCGCATCGCCGAGCAGTTCGCAGCGATGTGGGCGCGGCTCTCGCTCTCGCACGACCAGTTCATGCGGACGTCCGCGCCCGAGCATCACGCGGCGGTCACACAGCTGCTGGAGCGCATCTTCGCCACCAGTCCCGACGACTTCTACGAGCGGTCGTACACAGGGCTCTACTGCGTGGGCTGCGAGAGCTTCAAGCAACCGGCGGATATCGTGGATGGGCGTTGCACGCTGCACCCGACGCGCACGCTGGACGAGGTGACGGAGCGGAACTGGTTCTTCCGGCTCTCGCGCTACGCCGACGCGCTCAAGGCGCATATCCAGAAGCACCCGGCGTTCATCCAGCCAACCTCGCGACGCAACGAGATCCTGGCGCTGCTCGACGAGGGCCTGGACGACATCTCGGCCAGCCGGGCGCGCTTCGACTGGGGCGTCCCCTTCCCGCGGCCGCTCTCCACGGGCGAGCGACAGACAACCTACGTGTGGTTCGACGCCTTGCCGAACTACTGGTCCGCGCAGTTCTTCCCGGGATCTGGCGCCACGTGGCCTGCCAGTGTGCACGTCATCGGCAAGGACATCACCCGCTTCCACGTGGTGATCTGGCCGGCCATGCTACTCGCCGCCGGGCTTCCGTTGCCGGAGCGCGTGTGGGCGCACGGCTTCGTCACGCTCGGTGGCGAGCGTTTTTCGAAGAGCGCCGGTGTAAAGCTTGAACTGGGTGAGGCGGTCGAGCGCTTCGGGCCCGACGCCTTCCGCTACTTCCTCCTCCGCGAGATTCCGTTCGACGGCGACGGGTCGTTCTCCTGGGAGCGCTTCGAGGCCGTGTATACGGCCGAGCTGGCAAACGGCCTCGGCAACCTCGCAAGCCGAACCATCGCAATGGTCGAGAAGTACTGTGAGGGCGTCGTGCCGGCTGGAGATCCGACGGCCAGCGATGTCGCCGATCGGGCGGACTACGAGGCGGCACGCCGGGCTATGGACGGCTCGCGTGGCTACCTGATCCACGAGGCCCTCGAAGCCATCTTCAACACCGTGGCGCGCGCGAACCAGGCGATCCAGGACGCCAAGCCATGGGTGCTGGCCAAGGACCCCACGCAGCGCCCGGCACTGGAAACGGTGCTGGCCTCCCTGATGCGTCAGCTGGCCCGTCAGGCTGTCTACCTCGCCCCTGTCATGCCGGGAAAGGCGCAGGCGCTCTGGGACGCCCTGGGCGGGCCAGGGAGCGTGCACGGCATCCGTTTCGACCAAGCGGACGCTCTGGACTGCGCGGGGTGGCATGTCGCCAAGGGAGAAGGGCTGTTTCCTCGACCCGAACCCACAGGTGGGGCGGCCGCGCGCTGA
- a CDS encoding carboxypeptidase regulatory-like domain-containing protein yields MFFVLALGLGALSAADAAAQVVRGRIISNQSRTPMANATVEALDTLRQVVAAARSDSAGQFMLHVTTLGEFRIRIRRIGITPTLTDALQFVDRDTVDVDLLVDESPAILEESRTTETMSVATEERLRNARSRGWRVYPPERVRPIRERAMNLDAMLKALGLSSVMISANCIRSLVTNGCMTVFIDDQYFGQVTFNQINVRDIEFVAVIGPTEALITYGNRAQHGVVMLYTARMQDRRPPQ; encoded by the coding sequence TTGTTTTTTGTTCTTGCACTCGGCCTCGGCGCCCTTTCGGCCGCCGACGCCGCAGCCCAGGTGGTCCGCGGCCGCATCATCTCCAACCAGTCCCGGACGCCAATGGCGAACGCGACGGTCGAGGCCCTGGACACGCTACGGCAGGTGGTCGCCGCGGCACGGTCCGACTCGGCAGGCCAGTTCATGCTGCACGTGACGACCCTCGGCGAGTTCCGGATTCGCATCCGGCGCATCGGCATTACGCCGACCCTGACGGACGCCCTGCAGTTTGTCGATCGCGATACCGTGGACGTGGATCTCCTGGTCGACGAGAGCCCTGCGATCCTCGAGGAGAGTCGCACCACGGAGACCATGAGTGTCGCCACGGAGGAGCGGCTGCGGAACGCGCGGAGCCGTGGATGGCGCGTCTATCCCCCCGAGCGGGTCCGTCCGATCCGTGAGCGGGCGATGAACCTCGATGCGATGCTGAAGGCGTTGGGATTGTCCAGCGTTATGATCTCGGCCAACTGCATCCGGAGCCTGGTCACGAACGGCTGCATGACGGTGTTCATCGACGACCAGTACTTTGGGCAGGTGACCTTCAACCAGATCAACGTCCGCGACATCGAGTTCGTCGCGGTCATCGGGCCCACCGAGGCCCTGATTACCTACGGCAATCGTGCGCAGCACGGCGTGGTGATGCTCTACACCGCCCGTATGCAAGACCGTCGCCCGCCGCAGTGA
- a CDS encoding M23 family metallopeptidase has translation MPAKRRWTLVLVPPRNENARTFSLPVWTFRALGWSLAGGILLVGWAVVVLFTPWGTPGARVVAAQNEALQQDIALIEQRFRVLDDTLRSIARREEQMRMLAGLPVEASPVREADIGELDSEASTEVVALDASLSDVGGGSRPTARRPFLGRLGWSARPDIDGLINRASSLASGFRDVSDTLESNFRRFANTPSILPTAGWLSSQFTKSRFHPILHENRPHKGIDVTAPTGTPIVAPAAGRVVFAGNDKGYGLTVEIDHGNGIRTRFAHCSRLAVRVGQQVTRNQLIAAVGSTGLSTAPHLHYEIHVNGRPVDPLTYVLPDAGP, from the coding sequence ATGCCCGCGAAGCGCCGCTGGACCCTAGTCCTAGTACCACCCCGCAACGAGAATGCCCGGACCTTTTCCCTCCCGGTCTGGACGTTTCGTGCGTTGGGTTGGTCGCTCGCGGGCGGCATCCTGCTGGTGGGATGGGCCGTGGTCGTGTTGTTCACGCCCTGGGGCACGCCGGGAGCCCGCGTGGTCGCGGCGCAGAACGAGGCGCTGCAACAGGACATCGCGCTCATCGAGCAGCGCTTCCGCGTCCTTGACGATACCCTCCGCTCCATCGCGCGGCGCGAGGAGCAGATGCGGATGCTTGCCGGCCTTCCCGTCGAGGCGTCACCGGTTCGCGAGGCCGACATCGGCGAACTCGACAGCGAGGCGAGCACTGAAGTCGTCGCGCTCGACGCCAGCCTCAGCGACGTCGGCGGCGGCTCACGCCCGACGGCGAGACGACCCTTCCTCGGCCGCCTGGGATGGAGCGCGCGCCCGGACATCGACGGCCTTATCAACCGCGCGAGCTCGCTGGCCAGCGGCTTCCGCGACGTCTCGGACACGTTGGAGAGCAACTTCCGGCGCTTTGCCAACACGCCGAGCATCCTGCCAACCGCAGGCTGGCTCTCGAGCCAGTTCACGAAGAGCCGCTTTCACCCGATCCTGCACGAAAATCGTCCGCACAAGGGCATCGACGTCACGGCCCCGACGGGAACACCGATTGTCGCGCCCGCCGCGGGACGCGTCGTCTTTGCCGGCAACGACAAGGGCTACGGCCTGACGGTGGAAATCGACCACGGCAACGGGATTCGCACGCGCTTCGCGCATTGTTCGCGACTGGCCGTGCGCGTGGGGCAGCAGGTGACACGCAATCAGCTGATCGCCGCGGTAGGCTCTACCGGCCTCTCCACGGCGCCGCACCTGCACTACGAGATCCACGTCAATGGCCGGCCGGTGGATCCGCTCACGTACGTGTTGCCGGACGCGGGGCCGTAA
- a CDS encoding acetyl-CoA carboxylase carboxyltransferase subunit alpha, with protein sequence MGARPACGRAPSSCPPPVRPCWSSAPCSAPSACASYAGADLGTSALEFEKPLAELEKQIEEVRRVAEEQKLDVDKQIAPLQEKLGEMRRSIYQNLTPLQRVQVARSAKRPFTLDYLRLAFSDFIELHGDRAFRDDPSIVGGWARLDGETVMVIGHQRGRDTKENLHRNFGMPHPEGYRKALRLMKLAEKFHVPIITMIDTPGAWAGLGAEERGQSEAIARNLYEMSDLQVPIVALVIGEGGSGGALALGVADRILMLENSVYSVITVEGCAAILWKDGKSPEMREKAAASLRITADDLVNLKIVDEIIPEPPGGAHVNHAETAKAVREAILRNVDELRGLKPDKLVRRRREKYLKMGAFSE encoded by the coding sequence ATGGGAGCCCGGCCCGCCTGCGGTCGAGCTCCCTCAAGCTGTCCACCGCCGGTCCGGCCCTGCTGGAGCTCCGCTCCCTGCTCGGCCCCGAGCGCGTGCGCCTCGTACGCGGGAGCTGACTTGGGCACCTCTGCACTGGAATTCGAGAAGCCGCTGGCCGAGCTGGAGAAGCAGATCGAGGAGGTCCGCCGCGTCGCCGAGGAGCAGAAGCTCGACGTCGACAAGCAGATCGCCCCGCTGCAGGAGAAGCTCGGCGAGATGCGGCGTAGCATCTATCAGAACCTCACGCCGCTGCAGCGCGTGCAGGTCGCGCGCTCGGCCAAGCGGCCGTTTACGCTGGACTATCTGCGCCTCGCCTTCAGCGACTTCATCGAGCTGCACGGCGACCGCGCCTTCCGCGACGATCCGAGCATCGTCGGCGGCTGGGCCCGCCTCGACGGCGAGACAGTCATGGTCATCGGCCACCAGCGAGGCCGCGACACCAAGGAGAACCTGCACCGCAACTTCGGGATGCCGCATCCCGAGGGGTATCGCAAGGCACTGCGCCTGATGAAGCTGGCCGAGAAGTTCCACGTGCCGATCATCACGATGATCGACACACCAGGGGCCTGGGCCGGACTCGGCGCCGAGGAGCGCGGCCAGTCGGAAGCCATCGCGCGCAACCTCTATGAGATGAGCGACCTCCAGGTGCCGATCGTCGCGCTGGTGATCGGCGAGGGCGGCTCGGGCGGCGCACTCGCGTTGGGCGTGGCCGACCGTATCCTGATGCTCGAGAACTCCGTCTACTCGGTGATCACGGTCGAGGGCTGCGCGGCCATCCTGTGGAAGGACGGCAAGAGCCCGGAGATGCGCGAGAAGGCGGCCGCCTCGCTGCGCATCACGGCGGACGACCTCGTGAACCTCAAGATCGTGGACGAGATCATCCCTGAACCGCCAGGCGGGGCGCACGTCAATCACGCCGAGACGGCCAAGGCCGTGCGCGAGGCAATCCTGCGCAACGTCGATGAGCTGCGTGGGCTGAAGCCCGACAAGCTCGTGCGCCGTCGCCGCGAGAAGTACCTCAAGATGGGTGCCTTCAGCGAGTGA